In Kitasatospora gansuensis, a genomic segment contains:
- a CDS encoding type II toxin-antitoxin system RelE/ParE family toxin, with protein MDAGWEIELEPEVRHWLDNLSDRDYLQAEHAAERLLDAPTTLAEPYARHLGDGLRELRFMLGHDSQAIRLTYWLAPGRRIVLLTVFRKTKMREDAEVARAKQARKACEVERHTAHDEFNRTITRGEAR; from the coding sequence ATGGATGCTGGCTGGGAGATCGAGCTCGAGCCCGAAGTCCGGCACTGGCTGGACAACCTGTCCGACCGCGACTATCTCCAGGCGGAGCACGCCGCCGAACGCCTACTCGACGCCCCAACCACCCTCGCCGAGCCATATGCCCGGCACCTTGGTGACGGTCTGCGCGAACTTCGGTTCATGCTTGGCCACGACAGTCAGGCCATCCGCCTGACCTACTGGCTCGCACCCGGCCGTCGAATCGTCCTCCTGACCGTCTTCCGCAAGACCAAGATGCGCGAGGATGCCGAAGTGGCTCGCGCCAAACAGGCCAGGAAGGCCTGCGAGGTCGAACGGCACACCGCACACGACGAGTTCAACCGCACAATCACGAGGGGAGAAGCCCGATGA
- a CDS encoding helix-turn-helix domain-containing protein, with translation MSHTRWKLARERAITEGQNELPEVEAMRTEIRMAFDLGQAVYDRRTALGISQTELAKLANMTQPQISKLELGGTVPTLPLLARLAKALDASLNIALDGDTSTVAFTPHAA, from the coding sequence ATGAGCCACACTCGCTGGAAGCTCGCCCGCGAGCGCGCGATCACCGAAGGCCAGAACGAGCTGCCTGAAGTCGAAGCCATGCGCACGGAGATCCGTATGGCCTTCGACCTCGGACAGGCGGTCTACGACCGCCGGACAGCGCTGGGCATCTCCCAGACGGAACTCGCCAAGCTGGCCAACATGACGCAGCCGCAGATCTCGAAACTCGAGCTCGGTGGAACGGTCCCCACGCTGCCTCTGCTGGCGCGCCTAGCCAAAGCACTGGACGCCTCGCTGAACATTGCCCTGGATGGCGACACCTCCACTGTCGCCTTCACTCCGCACGCCGCCTGA
- a CDS encoding serine/threonine protein kinase yields MSSQDDGAPDVGRVIADRYLLQEQLGRGGMGTVWMARDTKLERSVAVKELSVSGIPERELPTLNSRMQQEARAAAKIKHPGVITVYDVLEQDGRPWIVMELIDGRSLADVIDSEGTLLPRDAARVGEQVLAALDQAHRHGVLHRDVKPANVLLERGGRAVLTDFGIALLEGAPGLTRTGDIVGSPDYVAPERVSGHRPGPESDLWSLGATLYAAVEGQSPFHRTTTMGTLQAVIADPLPEPRHAGALAPVIEALLRKDPAERPTADQALTMLAEAARTTTGPTQPHAPTQTTPPTPIPLPTPIPQPAPPSAPVPTAPTPSPPAPPGDGHRRRNLLIVACAVLVALLTGGVVFAVVNSGSQKPPQTTTVIAPVTTPPSSQPPATQAPTTQAPTSQPPTSQPPSNPPTTSPLTSPAQTVRPAPTGFRWVDDPAGFRVAVPQNWTRTETGGQIDYSPDGGLHLLRFGISPGAAQSSEAHFLELEQTVGQQTGYQQITLQPNVYRGSPGALWEFSWTDTKRGPRHASDQAFVATNGTEYAIYLAAPEGDWTTARQQFTTVLNTFQPK; encoded by the coding sequence ATGAGTTCTCAGGACGACGGTGCGCCCGACGTCGGCCGAGTGATCGCCGACCGCTACCTGCTGCAGGAGCAGCTGGGCCGCGGTGGGATGGGCACCGTCTGGATGGCCCGGGACACCAAACTGGAACGCTCGGTCGCCGTGAAGGAACTGAGTGTCAGCGGCATCCCGGAGCGCGAGCTGCCCACGCTCAACTCCCGGATGCAACAGGAGGCCCGGGCGGCGGCGAAGATCAAGCATCCCGGGGTGATCACGGTCTACGACGTGCTGGAACAGGACGGTAGGCCGTGGATCGTCATGGAGCTGATCGACGGCCGTTCCCTGGCCGACGTGATCGACTCCGAGGGCACCCTGCTCCCGCGCGACGCCGCCAGGGTCGGTGAACAGGTACTGGCGGCACTCGACCAGGCACACCGGCACGGCGTGCTGCACCGGGACGTCAAGCCGGCCAACGTCCTGCTGGAGCGTGGCGGACGGGCGGTGCTCACCGACTTCGGCATCGCGCTGCTGGAGGGTGCACCCGGACTCACCCGGACCGGCGACATCGTCGGCTCGCCGGACTACGTCGCCCCGGAGCGGGTCAGCGGCCACCGCCCCGGCCCCGAGTCCGACCTGTGGTCCCTGGGCGCCACGTTGTACGCGGCGGTGGAGGGCCAGTCGCCGTTCCACCGCACCACCACCATGGGCACCCTCCAGGCGGTGATCGCCGATCCGCTCCCCGAGCCCCGGCACGCGGGTGCCCTCGCTCCAGTCATCGAGGCGCTGCTGCGCAAGGACCCGGCCGAGCGTCCGACGGCGGACCAGGCGCTGACCATGCTCGCCGAGGCCGCACGCACCACTACCGGCCCGACCCAGCCCCACGCCCCGACCCAGACCACACCGCCCACCCCGATCCCACTGCCGACGCCGATCCCGCAGCCCGCGCCGCCCTCGGCACCGGTCCCCACCGCGCCGACCCCGAGTCCACCGGCCCCGCCCGGCGACGGTCACCGCCGACGAAACCTGCTGATCGTCGCTTGCGCCGTACTGGTAGCGCTCCTGACCGGTGGTGTGGTGTTCGCGGTGGTCAACAGCGGCTCGCAGAAGCCCCCACAGACCACCACCGTCATCGCCCCGGTCACTACTCCGCCGAGCTCTCAGCCGCCTGCGACCCAGGCCCCGACAACCCAGGCCCCCACCTCTCAGCCGCCGACCTCACAACCACCGTCCAACCCACCCACGACCTCACCGTTGACCTCTCCCGCGCAGACCGTCCGGCCGGCACCGACCGGCTTCCGATGGGTGGACGATCCGGCCGGCTTCCGCGTCGCCGTCCCGCAGAACTGGACCCGCACCGAGACCGGCGGCCAGATCGACTACTCGCCCGACGGTGGACTCCACCTGCTCCGGTTCGGCATCAGCCCCGGCGCGGCGCAGAGCTCCGAGGCCCACTTCCTGGAACTGGAACAGACCGTCGGCCAGCAGACCGGCTACCAGCAGATCACTCTGCAGCCGAACGTCTACCGGGGCAGTCCTGGTGCCCTGTGGGAGTTCAGCTGGACCGACACCAAACGCGGCCCGCGGCACGCCTCCGACCAGGCGTTCGTCGCGACGAACGGCACCGAGTACGCGATCTACCTGGCCGCACCGGAGGGAGACTGGACCACTGCCCGGCAGCAGTTCACCACCGTGCTGAACACCTTCCAGCCGAAGTAA
- a CDS encoding carboxymuconolactone decarboxylase family protein, which produces MTDSRAEAVRARYRTTLGTVPKGVEDRLQLAQHLDRLPTEEALATLRHIVLTDNPLGPRVQQLVHFGQLLALNHPTPARIHAQGALHTGATLTDLIGVTETALITAGVPAYALGTEIITELLAAELP; this is translated from the coding sequence ATGACCGACTCCCGCGCCGAAGCCGTACGCGCCCGCTACCGCACCACCCTCGGCACCGTCCCCAAGGGCGTCGAAGACCGCCTCCAGCTGGCCCAACACCTCGACCGCCTCCCCACCGAAGAGGCCCTCGCCACCCTCCGCCACATCGTCCTGACCGACAACCCCCTCGGCCCCCGAGTCCAACAACTCGTCCACTTCGGCCAACTCCTCGCCCTCAACCACCCCACCCCGGCCCGCATCCACGCCCAAGGCGCCCTCCACACCGGCGCCACCCTCACCGACCTCATCGGCGTCACCGAAACCGCCCTCATCACCGCCGGCGTCCCGGCCTACGCCCTCGGCACCGAGATCATCACCGAACTCCTCGCGGCCGAGCTGCCCTGA
- a CDS encoding class II aldolase/adducin family protein, with translation MPDTALVRRQLVEAAADLFTAGVMSHSGHANLSARLDDDRFLLTPGFVRDLRPEQLAIVSLDGRLLEGELRSVSTEIIAMHSAVYRARPHVGAIIHTHSPAATAFAVAHRPLPCRTEPMLRFGQPEDVPVVPWGPRGSDVSVRGIAAVLSERPTTSAVLLANHGLLVFGPDSAATAHLVVAIEESAEAELAAVALGGAVDFPAGALAAVQASIARAAS, from the coding sequence ATGCCCGACACAGCACTCGTCCGCCGGCAACTCGTCGAAGCCGCCGCCGATCTCTTCACGGCCGGGGTGATGTCCCACTCCGGACACGCCAACCTGAGCGCCCGGCTCGACGACGACCGCTTCCTGCTCACCCCGGGCTTCGTCCGCGACCTCCGGCCCGAACAGCTCGCGATCGTCAGCCTGGACGGCCGGCTGCTCGAAGGCGAACTCCGCTCCGTCAGCACCGAGATCATCGCCATGCACAGCGCCGTCTACCGCGCCCGCCCCCACGTCGGCGCGATCATCCACACCCACTCCCCCGCCGCCACCGCCTTCGCCGTGGCCCACCGGCCACTGCCGTGCCGCACCGAGCCGATGCTCCGCTTCGGCCAGCCCGAGGACGTCCCGGTCGTGCCGTGGGGGCCGCGCGGGTCGGACGTCTCCGTCCGCGGCATCGCCGCGGTCCTCTCCGAGCGCCCCACAACCTCCGCCGTCCTCCTCGCCAACCACGGCCTCCTGGTCTTCGGCCCCGACTCGGCCGCCACCGCCCACCTCGTAGTCGCCATCGAGGAGAGCGCCGAAGCCGAACTCGCCGCCGTGGCCCTCGGCGGAGCCGTCGACTTCCCCGCCGGCGCCCTGGCCGCCGTCCAGGCCTCGATCGCCCGGGCCGCCTCATGA
- a CDS encoding MerR family transcriptional regulator — MRLTIGQLAEATAVPASAIRFWERHGLLPEPERQGGQRRYPPEAAERIVVLRKCQQAGLTLAEIREFQLEQEARQAMIRSKIAEVEQRMVDLEHAHQLLTHALQCGEEDIVRCPKFREQMASWRTP, encoded by the coding sequence GTGCGGTTGACGATCGGTCAGCTGGCCGAGGCCACCGCCGTGCCCGCCTCGGCCATCCGGTTCTGGGAACGGCACGGCCTGCTGCCCGAGCCCGAACGCCAGGGCGGCCAGCGGCGCTACCCGCCGGAGGCTGCCGAGCGGATCGTGGTGCTGCGCAAGTGCCAGCAGGCCGGTCTGACCCTGGCCGAGATCCGCGAGTTCCAGCTGGAGCAGGAGGCGCGGCAGGCGATGATCCGCAGCAAGATCGCCGAGGTCGAGCAGCGCATGGTCGACCTCGAACACGCCCACCAGCTGCTCACCCACGCCCTGCAGTGCGGGGAAGAGGACATCGTCCGCTGCCCGAAGTTCCGCGAGCAGATGGCGAGTTGGCGGACACCGTAG